A stretch of Myxococcus hansupus DNA encodes these proteins:
- a CDS encoding glycoside hydrolase family 43 protein: MRALKSLLASALMGLLPACGPESSPADAPHPAPEATGTHEQHVRLSIKNADPSIIRVGGTYISVESDGSRLYVRMASSVNGLAGVARQLVWNNPQGLGEVWAPELVMDGATYVIYFAAGTGSAHRMYVIQSASPDRGYSAAVRMALPGDKWAIDGTAFTYQGQRYFVWSGWEGDTNGEQTLYIARMSSPTTITGGRHVISQPREWWEKVDVNPPTRVNEGPEPIIDPSGQLHVVYSANGSWATNYCLADLRLRAGGDPLYVWDWFKSNGCLFSANGGIMMNGWHPTLYSKGVGHHSFVLLHGDPNTSPPAGPQFPLAFHGVPNGDNPNPFWSGRYWYSGTFQWWGNITYSRGDQRNTGWSLKFYE, encoded by the coding sequence ATGCGTGCGTTGAAGTCTCTCCTGGCGTCAGCCCTGATGGGGCTGCTCCCCGCCTGCGGGCCGGAGTCCTCCCCTGCTGACGCCCCCCATCCAGCACCAGAGGCCACCGGGACGCACGAGCAGCATGTCCGGCTCTCCATCAAGAACGCGGACCCTTCCATCATTCGCGTGGGCGGCACGTACATCTCCGTGGAGTCGGATGGGAGCCGGCTCTACGTGCGCATGGCGTCCTCGGTGAATGGGCTGGCGGGCGTGGCCCGGCAGCTCGTCTGGAACAACCCGCAGGGACTGGGCGAGGTCTGGGCGCCCGAGCTCGTCATGGATGGCGCCACCTATGTCATCTACTTCGCCGCGGGCACCGGCAGCGCCCACCGCATGTATGTCATCCAGTCCGCGTCACCCGACCGGGGTTACTCGGCGGCGGTGCGGATGGCGCTGCCCGGGGACAAGTGGGCCATCGATGGAACGGCCTTCACCTACCAGGGGCAGCGCTACTTCGTCTGGTCGGGCTGGGAGGGTGACACCAACGGCGAACAGACGCTCTACATCGCGCGGATGTCGAGCCCCACCACCATCACCGGCGGACGCCATGTCATCTCCCAGCCCCGGGAGTGGTGGGAGAAGGTCGACGTCAATCCGCCCACCCGCGTCAACGAGGGGCCCGAGCCCATCATCGACCCGAGCGGCCAGCTCCACGTCGTCTACTCCGCCAACGGGAGCTGGGCCACGAACTACTGCCTGGCGGACCTGCGCCTGCGCGCGGGCGGCGACCCGCTGTACGTCTGGGATTGGTTCAAGTCCAACGGCTGCCTCTTCAGCGCCAACGGCGGCATCATGATGAATGGCTGGCACCCCACCCTGTACTCCAAGGGCGTGGGGCACCACTCCTTCGTCCTGCTCCACGGTGACCCGAACACCAGTCCGCCCGCGGGCCCCCAGTTCCCGCTCGCCTTCCACGGCGTCCCCAACGGCGACAACCCCAATCCCTTCTGGTCCGGCCGGTACTGGTACTCGGGCACCTTCCAGTGGTGGGGCAACATCACCTACTCGCGCGGCGACCAGCGCAACACGGGCTGGAGCTTGAAGTTCTACGAGTAG
- a CDS encoding alpha/beta hydrolase family protein, which yields MGEAPTTLGHTGAGIPQRFFEDPDFDFEARLALGLAAQGVGDVGQVLATLAAIEDGSADGWFRAWRARAERLSTEAEASVARRQAERARWAFLAASEAYSRALVFTTGMADPRVLAPTFSLHRKCWDAVVDHSQGCFTRVDIPYEGGALPGYLLRPDATGTARPTLVLTNGSDGSLTALWGSGVSGALRRGFNAFVYDGPGQQSMLFEKGIPFRPDWEAVLVPVVDTLVARPDVDAQALLAYGISQAGFWLPRALAFEHRFVAAVADPGVMDVSTSWTSNLPPELVALLRSGDREAFNAAMRDAEADPVLERVLAFRSRPYGMRTPFDTFTEVSRYHLRDVVDRISTPLLITDPDDEQFWPGQSQALYHALPGEKVLARFVREDGAQFHCQPLGRTQTDVRMFDFFAEHLSRRVH from the coding sequence ATGGGCGAAGCACCCACGACCCTTGGTCACACCGGCGCGGGGATTCCCCAGCGCTTCTTCGAGGACCCGGACTTCGACTTCGAGGCACGGCTCGCGCTCGGGCTCGCCGCGCAGGGCGTGGGCGACGTGGGTCAGGTGTTGGCGACGCTCGCGGCCATCGAGGACGGCAGCGCGGACGGTTGGTTCCGTGCCTGGCGTGCCCGGGCGGAGCGGCTGAGCACGGAGGCGGAAGCCAGTGTCGCCAGGAGACAGGCCGAGCGTGCGCGCTGGGCCTTCCTGGCCGCGTCGGAGGCCTATTCCCGCGCCCTGGTCTTCACCACGGGCATGGCGGACCCGCGTGTCCTGGCGCCGACCTTCTCCCTGCACCGGAAGTGTTGGGACGCGGTCGTCGACCACTCCCAGGGCTGCTTCACCCGGGTGGACATTCCCTACGAGGGCGGGGCGCTCCCCGGGTACCTGCTGCGGCCCGATGCCACGGGCACGGCGCGGCCCACGCTGGTGCTGACGAATGGCAGTGACGGCTCGCTCACGGCGCTGTGGGGCTCAGGCGTCTCGGGCGCGCTGCGACGGGGCTTCAATGCCTTTGTCTATGACGGGCCCGGCCAGCAGTCCATGTTGTTCGAGAAGGGCATTCCCTTCCGGCCGGACTGGGAGGCCGTGCTCGTCCCCGTGGTCGACACGCTGGTGGCCCGTCCGGACGTGGACGCCCAGGCCCTGCTGGCCTATGGCATCAGCCAGGCGGGTTTCTGGCTGCCCCGGGCGCTGGCCTTCGAGCACCGCTTCGTCGCCGCCGTGGCGGACCCAGGGGTCATGGATGTCTCCACGTCGTGGACGTCGAACCTGCCGCCGGAGCTCGTCGCGTTGCTGCGCTCGGGGGACCGGGAGGCGTTCAACGCGGCGATGCGCGACGCGGAGGCGGACCCGGTGCTGGAACGCGTGCTGGCCTTCCGCAGCCGGCCCTACGGCATGCGGACGCCGTTCGACACCTTCACGGAGGTGTCCCGCTATCACTTGCGTGATGTCGTGGACCGCATCTCCACGCCCCTGCTCATCACCGACCCGGATGACGAGCAGTTCTGGCCCGGTCAATCCCAGGCGCTGTATCACGCGCTGCCGGGCGAGAAGGTGCTCGCCCGGTTCGTTCGCGAGGACGGGGCCCAGTTTCATTGTCAGCCCCTGGGCCGGACGCAGACGGACGTGCGCATGTTCGACTTCTTCGCCGAACACCTCTCACGCCGTGTGCATTAG
- a CDS encoding cittilin family RiPP precursor, which yields MKKALYSLAVLMRFARADKLSVPYHYY from the coding sequence ATGAAGAAGGCCCTCTACTCTTTGGCTGTGCTGATGCGGTTTGCTCGCGCGGACAAGCTCTCCGTCCCGTATCACTATTACTAG
- a CDS encoding cytochrome P450, with translation MPQVRLPPGPKGHFIAGNLVEFSEDPLGFLTRCAREYGDVVRLGKRNFLLNDPDLIEKVLVNGDGNFVKLAGVGQGQRHRGGFPEAMMNSEGEDWLRKRRLVQPAFHRKHVAACGDTVVSLTEQMLQTWRPGDARDVHAEVSALALGIVSRFLFHTPIDDEARHVADAVDAVMRHTDSPLRPPMWVPTPTNLRLRRALDRLDTLLTTLLRRYREHPESRTDLLALLLSSPVPLSEAQLRDELATMILSGHETTADALVWAWYLLAQHPEAEARLREELDTVLGGRLPGAEDLPRLSFTEAVVKEAMRLYSPAWITSREALRDCELGGFHVPAGTTLAVSQWVTHRDPRYFDAPDAFRPERWLSEDATRRHKYVYFPFGGGPRFCIGAALAMMETVLITACVARRYRLELAPGCVVRPRPALALQPLGVRLIPHPRAARGLESEARHAARA, from the coding sequence ATGCCGCAGGTGCGCCTTCCCCCTGGGCCCAAGGGCCACTTCATCGCGGGCAACCTGGTGGAGTTCTCGGAAGACCCGCTGGGCTTTCTCACACGCTGCGCCCGGGAATACGGCGACGTGGTGCGTCTGGGAAAGAGGAACTTCCTCCTCAACGACCCGGACCTCATCGAGAAGGTCCTGGTCAACGGCGACGGCAACTTCGTGAAGCTCGCCGGCGTCGGGCAAGGGCAGCGCCACCGAGGCGGCTTTCCCGAAGCGATGATGAACAGCGAGGGCGAGGACTGGCTGCGCAAGCGGCGGCTCGTCCAACCCGCGTTCCATCGCAAGCACGTGGCGGCGTGTGGCGACACCGTGGTGTCCCTCACCGAGCAGATGCTCCAGACCTGGCGCCCGGGAGACGCGCGCGACGTGCACGCGGAGGTGTCCGCGCTGGCGCTCGGCATCGTCAGCCGCTTCCTCTTCCACACGCCCATCGACGACGAGGCACGGCACGTGGCCGACGCCGTGGACGCCGTCATGCGGCACACCGACAGCCCCCTGCGCCCGCCCATGTGGGTGCCCACGCCCACCAACCTTCGTCTGCGCCGGGCTCTCGACCGGCTCGACACGCTGCTCACGACGCTCCTGCGCCGCTACCGGGAACATCCCGAATCGCGCACGGACCTGCTGGCCCTGCTGCTGTCGTCTCCCGTGCCACTCTCGGAGGCCCAGCTCCGAGATGAGCTGGCGACGATGATCCTCTCCGGCCACGAGACGACGGCGGATGCGCTCGTGTGGGCCTGGTACCTGCTGGCCCAGCATCCCGAGGCCGAAGCCCGCCTGAGAGAGGAGTTGGACACGGTGCTGGGTGGTCGCCTGCCCGGGGCCGAGGACCTTCCGCGCCTGAGCTTCACGGAAGCCGTGGTGAAGGAGGCCATGCGCCTGTACTCGCCGGCGTGGATCACCAGCCGGGAGGCGCTGCGCGACTGTGAGCTCGGGGGCTTCCACGTCCCAGCGGGCACGACGCTGGCGGTGAGCCAATGGGTCACCCACCGCGACCCGCGCTACTTCGATGCGCCCGACGCCTTCCGCCCGGAGCGATGGCTGTCCGAGGACGCCACGCGCCGGCACAAGTACGTCTACTTTCCGTTCGGCGGCGGCCCGCGGTTCTGCATCGGCGCCGCGCTGGCCATGATGGAGACGGTGCTCATCACCGCCTGCGTGGCGCGGCGGTACCGGCTGGAGCTGGCCCCAGGCTGCGTGGTGCGGCCCCGGCCGGCGCTCGCGCTCCAGCCCCTGGGCGTCCGGCTCATTCCCCATCCCCGCGCGGCGCGGGGACTCGAAAGCGAGGCGCGGCATGCGGCACGAGCCTGA
- a CDS encoding class I SAM-dependent methyltransferase, translating into MRHEPEGWDIRREFFRSSYLLGAPWDTGRPQRAFVELWEAGEISGEVLDVGCGFAENALFLAAQGLRVCGVDMMEPAISRARDAAYARGLTAEFHMGNALMLPSLGRHFDTVIDSALLHVFEPGDRQAFAASLASVLRPGGRYHALYFREGPRAISPEALRAAFGEGWRLRTLREAHYEQTDPEGAPAWLASLERVAS; encoded by the coding sequence ATGCGGCACGAGCCTGAGGGCTGGGACATCCGGCGCGAGTTCTTCCGCTCGTCCTACCTGCTGGGCGCGCCCTGGGACACGGGACGCCCGCAGCGGGCGTTCGTCGAGCTATGGGAAGCCGGCGAGATTTCCGGCGAGGTGCTCGACGTGGGGTGTGGCTTCGCGGAGAACGCCCTGTTCCTCGCGGCCCAGGGGCTGCGGGTGTGCGGCGTGGACATGATGGAGCCCGCCATCTCCCGGGCTCGCGACGCGGCCTACGCGCGAGGACTCACCGCGGAGTTTCACATGGGCAACGCCCTGATGCTGCCGTCGCTGGGCCGGCACTTCGACACCGTCATCGACTCGGCGCTGCTGCACGTCTTCGAGCCCGGGGACCGGCAGGCGTTCGCCGCCAGCCTCGCGAGCGTGCTCCGTCCCGGCGGGCGCTACCACGCGCTGTACTTTCGAGAGGGCCCACGGGCCATCTCTCCCGAGGCCCTTCGCGCTGCGTTTGGTGAAGGCTGGCGCCTGCGGACCCTGCGCGAGGCCCACTACGAGCAGACGGACCCGGAAGGCGCGCCAGCCTGGCTCGCCTCCCTGGAACGGGTGGCGTCGTAG
- a CDS encoding LysR substrate-binding domain-containing protein, with the protein MNLNDLHIFVQAVESGGFAAAARRLNIPKSTVSKRVAELEDGLGARLIQRTSRSFKLTDVGQSFYEHARAAVIEAEAAANVVRRRQSEPSGVVKITAAVPTAQFRLAKRLPLLARAHPKLRVELYATDRFVDLVQEGFDIAVRSHFSPLPVSGLVQRKLSTESIILLASPGYLAERGKPRRPEDLNEHDGMLTSATATHWDLRGRNGEAVTVVPRVRMTSDESLVLLHAAIAGLGVLCLPETLARADVEAGRLVHVLPAWTAGTVTTTILTPHRRGQLPAVRAVIDFLMEEAGDA; encoded by the coding sequence TTGAATCTCAATGACCTCCATATCTTCGTCCAAGCGGTGGAGAGCGGCGGTTTCGCCGCGGCGGCCCGCCGGTTGAACATTCCCAAGTCCACGGTCAGCAAGCGGGTGGCCGAACTGGAAGACGGGCTCGGTGCGCGGCTGATTCAGCGCACCTCCCGGAGCTTCAAGCTCACCGACGTGGGGCAGTCCTTCTACGAGCACGCCCGAGCGGCTGTGATTGAAGCGGAGGCCGCGGCGAACGTGGTCCGCCGCCGCCAGTCGGAGCCCAGCGGCGTGGTGAAAATCACCGCGGCGGTGCCCACGGCGCAGTTCCGGCTCGCGAAGCGTCTGCCCTTGCTGGCGCGCGCGCATCCCAAGCTGCGCGTGGAGCTCTACGCGACGGACCGCTTCGTGGACCTGGTGCAGGAGGGCTTCGACATCGCGGTGCGCAGTCACTTCTCGCCGCTGCCAGTCTCCGGGCTCGTGCAGCGAAAGCTGTCGACGGAGTCCATCATCCTGCTGGCGTCACCGGGCTATCTGGCGGAGCGCGGCAAGCCTCGCCGGCCCGAGGACCTGAACGAACACGACGGGATGTTGACCAGCGCCACCGCCACCCATTGGGACCTGCGCGGGCGCAACGGTGAAGCCGTCACCGTGGTGCCGCGCGTCCGAATGACCTCCGACGAGTCCCTGGTGTTGTTGCACGCGGCCATCGCCGGCCTGGGCGTCCTCTGTCTGCCAGAGACGCTCGCGCGCGCGGACGTGGAGGCGGGGCGGTTGGTCCACGTGCTGCCGGCATGGACCGCCGGCACGGTGACGACGACGATTCTGACGCCGCATCGCAGGGGCCAACTGCCCGCCGTGCGCGCCGTCATCGACTTCCTGATGGAAGAGGCGGGGGACGCGTGA